Proteins found in one Paralichthys olivaceus isolate ysfri-2021 chromosome 19, ASM2471397v2, whole genome shotgun sequence genomic segment:
- the snap25a gene encoding synaptosomal-associated protein 25-A isoform X1, with protein MADDADMRNELSDMQQRADQLADESLESTRRMLQLVEESKDAGIRTLVMLDEQGEQLERIEEGMDQINKDMKDAEKNLNDLGKFCGLCSCPCNKMKSGASKAWGNNQDGVVASQPARVVDEREQMAISGGFIRRVTEDARENEMDENLEQVGGIIGNLRHMALDMGNEIDTQNRQIDRIMEKADSNKTRIDEANQRATKMLGSG; from the exons ATGGCAGATGACGCAGACATGCGCAATGAGCTGTCAGATATGCAGCAACGCGCTGACCAGCTCGCAGATGAG TCACTGGAGAGCACTCGTCGTATGCTGCAGCTGGTGGAAGAG AGCAAAGATGCCGGCATCAGGACTTTGGTTATGTTGGACGAGCAGGGAG AGCAACTGGAGCGCATCGAGGAGGGAATGGACCAAATCAATAAGGACATGAAGGATGCAGAAAAGAATTTGAACGATCTAGGGAAATTCTGTGGTCTTTGCTCCTGTCCATGTAACAA GATGAAGAGCGGAGCCAGCAAGGCCTGGGGGAACAATCAGGACGGGGTTGTGGCCAGCCAGCCCGCCCGCGTGGTGGACGAGCGTGAACAGATGGCCATCAGCGGAGGCTTCATCCGCAG GGTAACAGAAGATGCCCGGGAAAATGAGATGGACGAGAACCTCGAGCAGGTGGGCGGCATCATCGGTAACCTGCGCCACATGGCCCTGGACATGGGCAACGAGATCGACACCCAGAATCGCCAGATCGACAGGATCATGGAGAAG GCTGATTCCAACAAAACCAGGATTGACGAGGCCAACCAGCGTGCCACAAAGATGCTGGGCAGTGGCTAA
- the snap25a gene encoding synaptosomal-associated protein 25-A isoform X2 has translation MADDADMRNELSDMQQRADQLADESLESTRRMLQLVEESKDAGIRTLVMLDEQGEQLDRVEDGMNHINQDMKEAEKNLKDLGKCCGLFICPCNKMKSGASKAWGNNQDGVVASQPARVVDEREQMAISGGFIRRVTEDARENEMDENLEQVGGIIGNLRHMALDMGNEIDTQNRQIDRIMEKADSNKTRIDEANQRATKMLGSG, from the exons ATGGCAGATGACGCAGACATGCGCAATGAGCTGTCAGATATGCAGCAACGCGCTGACCAGCTCGCAGATGAG TCACTGGAGAGCACTCGTCGTATGCTGCAGCTGGTGGAAGAG AGCAAAGATGCCGGCATCAGGACTTTGGTTATGTTGGACGAGCAGGGAG AGCAACTCGATCGTGTTGAAGATGGCATGAACCATATCAACCAAGACATGAAGGAAGCCGAGAAAAATTTAAAAGATTTAGGGAAATGCTGTGGGCTTTTCATATGTCCATGTAACAA GATGAAGAGCGGAGCCAGCAAGGCCTGGGGGAACAATCAGGACGGGGTTGTGGCCAGCCAGCCCGCCCGCGTGGTGGACGAGCGTGAACAGATGGCCATCAGCGGAGGCTTCATCCGCAG GGTAACAGAAGATGCCCGGGAAAATGAGATGGACGAGAACCTCGAGCAGGTGGGCGGCATCATCGGTAACCTGCGCCACATGGCCCTGGACATGGGCAACGAGATCGACACCCAGAATCGCCAGATCGACAGGATCATGGAGAAG GCTGATTCCAACAAAACCAGGATTGACGAGGCCAACCAGCGTGCCACAAAGATGCTGGGCAGTGGCTAA